Proteins co-encoded in one Xiphophorus hellerii strain 12219 chromosome 10, Xiphophorus_hellerii-4.1, whole genome shotgun sequence genomic window:
- the fra10ac1 gene encoding protein FRA10AC1, translated as MENLVKIHGAGGYDSDFSDDDGEGDSSENARERKREAEILQKPFEKGQHSKVAHRSLHSCEVDREEARNRRAHLISMNAFERHKKFVGDYILYYGGQMADFRRSVAKDKTDLDVLRENHRFLWRDEDEGDMTWEKEIAKKYYDKLFKEYCIADLSRYKENKFGFRWRTENEVVSGKGQFQCGNKHCGKEEGLKSWEVNFAYVEHGEKRNALVKLRLCPECSFKLNYHHKRKEVKVKRKRKISEENEEPTKKKKKKRRKSSSHSKKHRHKKQKDRSTSSSSSESEAQNSDKDSEAGNEPDSQSEADHWRGPAPAVEEKSREEEFDDYFEDMFL; from the exons ATGGAGAATCTTGTGAAg ATTCATGGAGCTGGTGGCTATGACTCCGACTTCAGTGATGATGATGGAGAGGGAGACTCCTCGGAGAACGCGAGAGAGAG GAAACGTGAGGCGGAAATCTTACAGAAGCCATTCGAAAAAGGTCAGCACTCCAAGGTGGCTCACCGTAGTTTACACTCCTGTGAAGTGGACAG AGAGGAAGCCAGAAACAGAAGAGCCCATCTGATTTCAATGAATGCT TTTGAGCGGCACAAGAAGTTTGTCGGTGACTACATTTTGTATTACGGTGGACAGATGGCCGACTTCAGACGCTCAGT AGCTAAAGACAAGACCGATCTGGACGTGCTGCGTGAAAATCACCGCTTCCTCTGGAGGGATGAGGATGAGGGTGACATGACATG ggaaaaagaaattgCCAAGAAGTATTACGACAAGCTGTTTAAGGAGTACTGTATTGCGGATCTCAGCAGGTACAAGGAGAACAAG TTCGGATTTCGCTGGCGAACAGAAAATGAAGTTGTTTCTGGAAAAG GTCAGTTCCAGTGTGGGAATAAACACTGTGGAAAAGAGGAAGGCCTGAAAAGCTGGGAGGTGAATTTTGCCTACGTGGAACACGGGGAGAAGAGAAACGCTTTGGTCAAACTCA gacTGTGTCCTGAATGCTCGTTCAAACTCAACTACCATCACAA GAGAAAGGAGGTGAaagtgaagagaaaaagaaagatctCGGAGGAGAACGAAGAaccaacaaagaagaagaaaaagaagaggaggaaatcCTCCTCTCATTctaaaaaacacagacacaagaAGCAGAAAG ACCGCTCTACCTCCTCCAGCAGTTCGGAGTCAGAGGCACAAAACTCTGATaaag ACAGTGAAGCTGGGAATGAACcagacagccaatcagaagctgACCACTGGCGAGGCCCCGCCCCTGCTGTGGAGGAAAAATCAAG GGAGGAAGAGTTTGATGACTACTTTGAAGACATGTTTCTTTGA